Genomic segment of [Limnothrix rosea] IAM M-220:
GAAGCCGCCCGGCATGGGACTACTCGTACGCACCGAAGCCGAAGGTACAGATGAAGATTCGATCATTGAGGATTTAGAGTCCCTCCAAAAACAGTGGGAATCGATTCAGCAGCAGGCGAATTATGGTCGTCCGCCCATGTTGATTAACCGCGATGATGATTTTATCCAACGTGTATTACGGGATATCTATAGCGACGAAGTCAACAGAATCGTTGTCGATTCAGCTAGTGGTGTCAAGCGGGTTAAAAATCAATTAATGAATTGGCAAGGTGGTAAAACGCCTGATGGTTTATTGATTGATCATCACCGGGAAAAACAAAATGTCCTTGAATATTTCCGGGTCAATGGTGCCATTCGCGAAGCATTAAAACCGCGTGTTGATCTGCCTTCTGGTGGTTACATCATCATGGAGCCAACGGAGGCTTTAACGGTGATTGATGTTAACTCTGGCTCTTTTACAAAATCTGCTACGGCAAGGGAAACTGTTCTTTGGACTAATTTTGAAGCGGCCACAGAGATTGCCCGTCAGCTCCGGCTCAGGAATATTGGTGGGGTCATTGTCGTCGATTTTATCGATATGGATTCTCGGCGTGATCAGCTTAGATTGTTAGAGCATTTCACGAAGATCCTTAAGGCTGATAAGGCTCGTCCTCAAATTGCGCAACTTTCAGAATTAGGTCTTGTGGAGCTAACTCGTAAACGCCAAGGGCAAAATCTTTATGAGCTGTTTGGGACTCCTTGCCCCCACTGTAATGGCTTGGGTCACCTCGCCCATTTGCCGGGTGAGGAACATCCTTCTGGTTTACAGGTTGGTAATATTTTACCGTTGTCCACTCAGTCCACAGCAGCGGCTGTGGCAACGACTGATGCTCGGCCAACTTTAGTCAATCGTATTGCGCCGACAGGTAATAACAGCCGTAGTAATTCTCGTAGTAAAACGAGTACTGCGAGTAATGACTCTCTCGAGCTTCTCAATCACCCGGATTATCAAGAACAAAATAATGGTGGCGGTAACCGCCGCCGCCGTCGGCGATCGCCTGACGTGAATGTCAGTGCCAAGCCAGTCCTGAAGGATGTCAACGAGAAAGAGCCAGACACCTCGTCGGAAAGTCAAGGGACCGCAGCGGCATCATCCTCAAAAGATGACAGCAAAAAGGACTCCAATAGCAGTAGTTCTTCTAAAAACGGTAGTTCCGGTCGTTATGATCGACGTGAACGGGGACGTTACCGCCGTGAAGAGATTAAGTATGAAACTATTCAGGTGGAAATGACACCGGAAGAGCAAAATGTTTATGCCCTAATTGGTGTATCGCCCCTTGTCAAGATAGCGGGCGGTGAGGAGAAGGATCCTCGTTCTACGATTGTGAAGGTCATTCGACCCGGTGAAACGGTTGACCCACCAGCAGAAGCGGCGACAGTCACGGCAACAACAGTCGAGCAAAAAACAGTGGCAGCTGAGACATCAGCAGAGCCAGAGTCTGACCCAAAGAATGGTGTGACAAAGGTGAAAGTTGTACATAAGCCCAGCGTCAAGGAAGTTTCTGACCTAGTCGATAGCGATCCAGTCGTCATCAAGAAAGCTGAGCCTAAAACGACAGAAACCACAGAAGTCGAAGTGCTGCAAACGGAACCTGAACCTGAACCTGAACCTGAGCAAAAGGTTGTCCGCCGCCGTCGCCGTCGTCGCTCTTCGGCATCGGAAGAATAGCTCGTTAGAGTTTATGACAACTCGATAAACTTTTAGGGCAGTGTTAAAACTGCCTTTTTTGTCTTAACTTTTAGGTTTTACATTCAACCCATGAGTCAACCCACGGATGCTATTTTAAATTCTCTTGAACATCTTATTCAGGTGGTAGCAAGGTTACGATCGCCGGATGGTGGTTGTCCTTGGGATTTGGCTCAGACACCCGAAACATTAATTCCCTACGTCATCGAAGAAGCCTATGAAGTGGTTCACGCCATTCGTGGGGGAGAACAGGCGGCGATCGCCGAAGAGCTAGGGGATTTATTATTACAGGTCATTTTACAAGCGCAAATTGCCAGTGAAGCCGGGGACTTTAACCTCCAAGACATTGCCGAAGGTATTAGCGCCAAACTAATTCGTCGTCACCCCCATGTTTTCGGTGAAGTGGCTGTCGATACCGTTGAAGAAGTCCGCCAAAATTGGGATAAAATTAAAGCCCAAGAAAAAGGTGAAACCCCAGAGCTAGCCGAAAAACTGAGTCGTAAACTAGACCGTTACAACGCGACTTTGCCACCTTTAATGGCGAGTATGAAGATGTCAAAAAAAGCCGCTGCCGCTGGATTTGAATGGGAAAAAATCGAAGATGTTTGGGCAAAATTTGACGAAGAACTTACAGAATTTCACGAAGCATTAGCCACCGAAGATAAAGCTCACCAACAGGCAGAATTAGGGGATTTGTTATTTACCATTGTTAATCTGGCGCGGTGGTATGACCTTGACCCCAGCGAAGCATTACATGGTACAAATCAGCGGTTGGTGCAGCGCATCACTCTCATGGAAAAATTTGCAAAAAAATCATTAGCTGATTACGACATTACAGAACTCGATCAGTTGTGGCGACAAGCAAAAAAAGAGCTGAATCAATAAATTGCACTATGTCTGTTGATTTGATCTAAATCTAGACTCTTCAAAAGTAGAAAAAGAGTATCTTGGCGGCGATCGCCGCGCATGAGAAGGATTCAGCACAGAAAGTCGTTGGAATGATAGGATAACCTTTGCTGCGATCCGTTTAACCCTCTTAATTTCAAATGGCAGAAACTTTACTTTTTAACGCATTACGTCAAGCCCTCGATGAAGAAATGGCGCGCGACGAAAGTGTCTTCGTCATGGGCGAAGATGTTGGACATTACGGTGGCTCCTACAAAGTAACGAAGGATCTCGCTAAGAAATACGGAGATCTACGGGTACTCGACACGCCAATTGCCGAAAATAGCTTTACAGGAATGGCTGTTGGCGCAGCAATGACTGGTCTACGTCCCATCATCGAAGGCATGAAT
This window contains:
- a CDS encoding Rne/Rng family ribonuclease; its protein translation is MPKQIIIAEQHQIAAVFWEDQIQEIVVSTGAQQVGDIYLGIVENVIPGIDAAFINIGETEKNGFIHVSDLGPIRLRKNSSSITELLEPQQKALVQVMKEPTGNKGPRLTGNITLPGRYVVLMPYGKGVNLSRRISDDNERSRLRALAVLMKPPGMGLLVRTEAEGTDEDSIIEDLESLQKQWESIQQQANYGRPPMLINRDDDFIQRVLRDIYSDEVNRIVVDSASGVKRVKNQLMNWQGGKTPDGLLIDHHREKQNVLEYFRVNGAIREALKPRVDLPSGGYIIMEPTEALTVIDVNSGSFTKSATARETVLWTNFEAATEIARQLRLRNIGGVIVVDFIDMDSRRDQLRLLEHFTKILKADKARPQIAQLSELGLVELTRKRQGQNLYELFGTPCPHCNGLGHLAHLPGEEHPSGLQVGNILPLSTQSTAAAVATTDARPTLVNRIAPTGNNSRSNSRSKTSTASNDSLELLNHPDYQEQNNGGGNRRRRRRSPDVNVSAKPVLKDVNEKEPDTSSESQGTAAASSSKDDSKKDSNSSSSSKNGSSGRYDRRERGRYRREEIKYETIQVEMTPEEQNVYALIGVSPLVKIAGGEEKDPRSTIVKVIRPGETVDPPAEAATVTATTVEQKTVAAETSAEPESDPKNGVTKVKVVHKPSVKEVSDLVDSDPVVIKKAEPKTTETTEVEVLQTEPEPEPEPEQKVVRRRRRRRSSASEE
- the mazG gene encoding nucleoside triphosphate pyrophosphohydrolase; protein product: MSQPTDAILNSLEHLIQVVARLRSPDGGCPWDLAQTPETLIPYVIEEAYEVVHAIRGGEQAAIAEELGDLLLQVILQAQIASEAGDFNLQDIAEGISAKLIRRHPHVFGEVAVDTVEEVRQNWDKIKAQEKGETPELAEKLSRKLDRYNATLPPLMASMKMSKKAAAAGFEWEKIEDVWAKFDEELTEFHEALATEDKAHQQAELGDLLFTIVNLARWYDLDPSEALHGTNQRLVQRITLMEKFAKKSLADYDITELDQLWRQAKKELNQ